In Candidatus Hydrogenedentota bacterium, one DNA window encodes the following:
- a CDS encoding type IV pilus twitching motility protein PilT, which yields MLNIKDLLSKAIEEGASDLHICAGVPPMIRVNGNVDPIPGYKRLTGEDTQELIYSVMNEEQIASFETDKECDLSFGIEGLSRFRLNVYRDRGSVVGAFRAIPLSIMSFEELGLPRVIAEFANRPTGLVLICGPTGCGKSTTLATIINKINNERKCHIITIEDPIEYLHHHRQAIINQREVYSDTNSFNNALKYVLRQDPDVILIGEMRDTETIQAALTVAETGHLAFATLHTNDALQSVNRIVDVFPTAQQDQVRTQLSFVLEGVAVQQLIPRIDGRGRVLAMEIMIPNPAIRSLIRTQKLEQIPSMIEIGKGEGMMTMNQSLYRLLRRGVISTDMAFKRSMNPEGLPSLINKANME from the coding sequence ATTCTCAATATTAAAGATCTGTTGTCAAAGGCGATTGAAGAAGGCGCCAGTGACTTGCACATTTGTGCAGGAGTGCCGCCCATGATACGCGTGAATGGAAATGTGGATCCCATTCCAGGCTACAAGCGATTAACCGGCGAAGACACCCAAGAATTGATATACAGTGTCATGAACGAGGAACAGATCGCCAGTTTTGAAACGGACAAAGAATGTGACTTGTCTTTTGGAATTGAGGGGCTGAGCCGTTTTCGATTGAATGTATACCGTGATCGCGGCTCTGTGGTCGGCGCTTTCCGTGCTATTCCGTTGAGTATCATGTCATTTGAGGAGTTGGGATTGCCCCGTGTAATTGCTGAATTTGCAAACAGACCCACCGGATTGGTGCTCATATGCGGACCCACGGGATGTGGTAAATCAACCACTCTCGCCACCATTATTAACAAGATAAATAATGAACGAAAATGTCATATTATCACCATTGAAGACCCTATCGAATATCTTCATCATCACCGGCAGGCAATCATCAACCAGCGCGAAGTGTATTCCGATACAAACTCCTTTAACAACGCTCTGAAATACGTCTTGCGTCAGGATCCCGACGTCATTTTGATTGGGGAGATGCGCGACACGGAAACCATCCAAGCAGCGTTGACCGTCGCAGAAACAGGACACCTTGCCTTTGCAACGCTCCATACCAATGATGCGCTGCAGTCTGTGAACCGAATTGTGGACGTCTTCCCAACAGCGCAACAAGACCAAGTACGCACGCAGCTATCCTTTGTCTTGGAAGGAGTTGCCGTGCAGCAACTCATCCCCCGTATAGACGGCAGAGGGCGTGTGCTCGCCATGGAAATCATGATTCCCAATCCTGCCATCCGTTCGCTTATACGTACACAAAAACTCGAGCAAATACCGAGTATGATCGAGATTGGGAAAGGCGAGGGGATGATGACCATGAACCAATCCCTGTACCGCTTGTTGCGGCGCGGTGTGATCAGCACAGATATGGCTTTTAAGCGCAGCATGAATCCGGAAGGACTTCCGAGCTTGATCAACAAAGCAAACATGGAATAA
- a CDS encoding PAS domain-containing protein has product MDKDEDIGIGRSDPSMTHSLPEDNSFPVLWFRRLLMSLQPVYDGPTLWLWFFGLGRIAVLLVVLAGAAKASTFEAGLIALYLVFCAALACSLWHLVILYRERIVNGTLTWAQVVLDFCIISFAISLLSGQSDYYTLLLVIVILESGILLGLIHAFAFAVVSIIFLSLSGLHQQYEVIGWVPYWYNLLIQWIVMICAAFLSGYWNQRLGLMKRFQREILDNMLSGFFVCDLQEKVVLINQSGCAILGLKETEVLGRSVADILVCDLGTECPVVTALHSGHNYIGYEFLCCLADGSTKMLGLTTNPVYDWLGRLTSLIVVFQDLTETVALREAVRQHDRMVAAGASAAEFAHEIRNPLAALRSAVDEMQRSLDAPALTQRLCSIALRESEHLSNIVNRFLEFVRLPDTPQVEVDINALLDKTITSFKQRFSNLEIATDLDPKNPHVLGDETQFRQLCDNILHNAVESIQENGTITVTSRILANHVVLRFDDTGSGIAPDKAMKIFEPFYSEKEKGLGMGLAVCMRIVTAYNGDIRAAAAPGGGLSIIVRLPCRADA; this is encoded by the coding sequence ATGGACAAAGATGAAGACATTGGAATCGGACGTTCCGATCCCTCAATGACACATAGCCTGCCTGAAGACAATTCATTTCCTGTCCTTTGGTTCAGACGTCTCCTGATGTCCTTGCAGCCCGTTTACGACGGGCCTACCCTATGGCTGTGGTTCTTTGGCTTGGGGCGGATCGCCGTGCTGCTCGTCGTCCTCGCCGGAGCCGCCAAAGCCAGCACTTTTGAAGCGGGGCTCATTGCGCTCTACCTAGTCTTTTGTGCCGCCCTCGCCTGCAGTCTTTGGCATTTGGTCATACTTTATAGAGAACGGATCGTCAATGGCACGTTGACTTGGGCGCAGGTAGTTCTGGACTTTTGCATCATTAGCTTTGCGATCAGTCTATTGAGCGGCCAGTCCGATTACTACACCTTGTTATTGGTCATTGTGATTCTGGAATCAGGTATTTTGCTCGGTCTGATTCATGCCTTCGCCTTCGCAGTTGTCTCCATAATCTTCCTGTCTTTGTCCGGGCTGCATCAACAATACGAAGTCATCGGTTGGGTGCCGTATTGGTACAACCTGCTCATTCAATGGATTGTCATGATTTGCGCCGCTTTCTTGAGCGGCTACTGGAATCAGCGGCTCGGACTCATGAAACGGTTTCAGCGTGAGATACTGGACAATATGCTCAGCGGTTTTTTCGTTTGTGACCTGCAAGAAAAGGTGGTCCTCATCAATCAGTCGGGATGTGCCATTTTGGGGCTGAAAGAAACGGAGGTATTGGGCCGTTCCGTGGCGGATATATTGGTTTGTGATTTAGGAACAGAATGCCCCGTAGTCACAGCGCTGCATAGCGGACACAATTATATAGGCTATGAATTTCTATGCTGCCTTGCCGATGGTTCCACCAAGATGTTAGGCTTAACCACCAACCCCGTCTATGATTGGCTAGGGCGGCTCACATCGTTGATCGTTGTCTTTCAAGACCTCACCGAAACGGTGGCATTGCGGGAAGCAGTCAGACAACATGACCGTATGGTAGCGGCAGGCGCTTCTGCCGCAGAATTCGCCCATGAAATCCGCAATCCCTTGGCAGCCTTGCGCAGTGCCGTCGATGAAATGCAGCGTAGTCTTGACGCGCCTGCCTTGACGCAACGGCTTTGCAGCATAGCGCTGCGCGAATCCGAGCATCTGAGTAACATTGTCAATCGTTTCCTGGAATTTGTCCGCCTTCCCGATACGCCTCAAGTGGAGGTTGATATCAATGCATTACTGGATAAAACGATTACTTCATTCAAGCAGCGCTTTTCGAATTTGGAAATTGCAACGGATTTAGACCCCAAAAATCCGCATGTTCTTGGTGATGAAACACAATTTAGACAATTATGTGATAATATTCTTCATAACGCTGTGGAAAGTATCCAAGAAAACGGTACCATCACGGTAACCTCCCGAATCTTGGCTAACCATGTTGTGCTTCGCTTTGACGACACAGGATCCGGCATAGCGCCCGACAAAGCTATGAAAATTTTCGAACCCTTCTACTCTGAAAAAGAAAAGGGCTTAGGAATGGGGTTGGCGGTGTGCATGCGCATTGTTACCGCCTATAATGGTGATATTCGCGCCGCTGCCGCGCCCGGCGGAGGATTGTCTATTATTGTACGGCTGCCTTGTCGCGCCGACGCATAA
- a CDS encoding sigma-54-dependent Fis family transcriptional regulator encodes MSKRAFKILVVDDDEGLREVLDIVLSNAGYNVITAASVEEAQSPLERELIDVVVTDLYMGRDRKAGLRLLEYLNENQPDTPALMITGHGTIESAVEAMRLGALDYLQKPFKSNEEVLLRVARAVEKRILLRENRAFRLDQSRTAHVNTLVGDSPKFKKMLDMVRRVAGLPSTVAINGESGVGKELVARALHSLSPRAEKPFVAINCGGIPENLLESELFGYKKGAFTGAQQDKEGLFVVADGGTLFLDEIGEMPIALQVKLLRVLDDGSVTPVGGLSSKAVDVRVLSATNRNLAEMVEQGTFRNDLYYRLNVIPITVPPLRERISDIPLLVRYLIARHTKNLICKEKSLSPEALDALTRYAWPGNIREMSNVLERALGLSDHDDIRLEDLPAHIRDLPDSHPPKKPILLDDYIDLESEVAQFEREYIQHALEQCHYSLSKTAQRLGLTPRTLRYRLEKYNLTTE; translated from the coding sequence ATGTCTAAACGTGCATTTAAAATACTGGTTGTTGATGATGACGAAGGGCTCCGTGAAGTACTGGATATCGTTCTTTCTAATGCGGGCTATAATGTCATTACAGCGGCCTCTGTCGAAGAGGCACAATCCCCGCTCGAACGCGAACTTATTGATGTCGTAGTCACTGATTTGTATATGGGCCGGGATCGCAAGGCAGGATTACGACTCCTCGAATATCTCAATGAGAACCAACCTGATACGCCCGCGCTTATGATCACAGGACACGGCACCATCGAATCTGCCGTTGAGGCCATGCGCTTAGGGGCACTGGACTATTTGCAGAAACCTTTTAAGAGCAATGAAGAGGTGTTACTGCGCGTAGCACGCGCCGTAGAGAAACGGATCCTATTGCGCGAAAATAGGGCGTTCCGACTTGATCAATCCCGTACAGCCCATGTCAACACCCTTGTAGGCGACAGCCCGAAGTTTAAAAAAATGTTGGACATGGTGCGGCGCGTTGCAGGTCTGCCCAGCACTGTTGCCATTAACGGGGAAAGCGGCGTGGGAAAAGAGTTGGTCGCAAGAGCGCTCCATTCCTTGAGCCCCCGCGCAGAAAAACCCTTTGTGGCGATCAACTGCGGCGGCATTCCTGAAAACTTATTGGAGAGCGAGCTTTTCGGCTACAAAAAAGGTGCCTTTACCGGCGCACAGCAAGACAAAGAAGGTCTCTTTGTCGTTGCTGACGGCGGTACCCTTTTCCTCGATGAAATCGGAGAAATGCCCATAGCACTGCAAGTGAAATTGCTGCGTGTCTTAGATGACGGATCTGTTACGCCTGTCGGAGGCTTGTCGTCGAAAGCGGTAGATGTGCGCGTCCTTTCTGCTACCAATCGTAATCTTGCCGAAATGGTTGAACAAGGTACCTTCCGCAATGATCTCTACTACAGGCTGAATGTTATTCCCATTACTGTACCGCCCCTGCGTGAAAGAATATCTGATATTCCTTTGCTCGTCCGTTATCTTATAGCGCGTCATACGAAGAACCTGATCTGCAAGGAAAAATCCTTGTCGCCTGAGGCGCTAGACGCGTTGACCCGCTATGCCTGGCCCGGCAACATCCGGGAAATGAGTAATGTTCTCGAACGGGCTTTGGGATTGAGTGATCATGATGATATCCGTTTGGAAGATTTGCCCGCCCATATTCGCGACCTTCCCGATTCCCATCCGCCCAAAAAACCGATTCTCTTGGATGACTATATAGATTTGGAATCAGAAGTGGCGCAATTTGAGCGCGAATATATACAACACGCATTGGAACAATGTCATTATTCACTTTCTAAAACGGCGCAGCGATTGGGCTTGACACCCAGAACGCTCCGATACCGATTAGAAAAATATAACCTAACCACTGAATAA